Proteins co-encoded in one Lasioglossum baleicum chromosome 14, iyLasBale1, whole genome shotgun sequence genomic window:
- the Beta4galt7 gene encoding beta-1,4-galactosyltransferase 7, translating into MEVIWKSIKFKYIFACILITFVISCLISIAPISIDECKCEIPTQQSHYNNNKQMNNGDKSHGKSLHRLAILVPFRDRFEELLIFAPHMKKFLDKQNIDYHIFILNQVDRFRFNRASLINVGFLEVNKEFDYIAMHDVDLLPVNDELLYSFPTKGPYHISSPELHPRYHYPTFVGGILLIRREHFIQVNGMSNKYWGWGLEDDEFYVRLKEAGLAVTRPQNVSTGTHNTFNHIHDRNHRKRDMIKCYNQREVTRKRDRQTGLNNVSHKLLKTIKMTIGDTPLTVLNISLMCNKLSTPWCECDKVVGSKDAKSKEKKKVNNNKSATGL; encoded by the exons ATGGAAGTTATTTGGAAGAGCATTAAATTCAAATATATATTTGCTTGTATTTTGATTACATTTGTCATTTCCTGTTTGATAAGCATTGCTCCGATAAGCATAG ATGAATGCAAATGTGAAATACCTACACAACAGAGCcactacaataataataaacagaTGAACAATGGTGATAAGAGTCATGGGAAATCATTGCATCGTTTGGCCATCCTGGTGCCATTCAGAGATCGTTTCGAGGAACTGCTAATATTTGCTCCACACATGAAAAAGTTTTTAGATAAACAAAATATAgattatcatatatttatacTCAATCAG GTCGATAGGTTTAGATTTAATAGGGCCTCCCTCATAAATGTAGGCTTCCTCGAAGTTAACAAAGAGTTCGACTATATAGCTATGCATGATGTAGATTTACTGCCTGTAAACGACGAATTGTTATACTCTTTCCCTACCAAGGGGCCTTACCATATATCTTCTCCAGAATTACATCCTAGATACCATTATCCGACGTTTGTTGGAGGCATATTACTTATTAGAAG AGAACATTTTATACAAGTAAATGGAATGTCTAATAAATACTGGGGATGGGGTCTTGAAGACGACGAGTTCTATGTTAGATTAAAAGAAGCTGGTTTAGCGGTCACGAGACCGCAAAATGTATCTACTGGAACGCACAATACATTCAA TCATATACACgataggaatcacaggaaacgAGACATGATCAAGTGCTATAATCAACGGGAAGTTACTCGGAAACGGGATCGCCAGACCGGCTTAAATAATGTCTCGCATAAGTtattaaaaacaattaaaatgaCTATTGGGGACACTCCATTAACCGTCCTTAATATCTCTCTGATGTGCAATAAGCTAAGTACACCATGGTGTGAATGTGATAAGGTAGTGGGATCGAAAGACGCGAAATCGAAGGAGAAGAAAAAGGTCAATAATAACAAGTCTGCCACTGGATTGTAA